In one Umezawaea sp. Da 62-37 genomic region, the following are encoded:
- a CDS encoding allantoate amidohydrolase — protein sequence MSDLLADIADVGRDAKRGGYSRHGFAPAELELRRWFTAEAEKRGLDVRADRNGNMWAWWGKPGRDAVVTGSHLDSVPGGGAFDGPLGVVSALQAVDVLRAKGFIPTRPFAIVVFVEEEGGRFGVACLGSRLMTGAISAQAAASLTDPDGVTFGEAAHKAGFDPLRMGRDERALSMIGDFVELHVEQGRGLTVPVGVASSILAHGRWRFSFVGEGNHAGATLIEDRRDPMLPASRMVLAARRAATGGARATVGRLVPTPGGTNVIASSVDVWLDARAEEDPRTREVVAEITAAAEEAAREEGCEVTVTEESYGDTVHFDAALRDDIAGALGGVPALPTGAGHDAGVLAAHVRTAMLFVRNPTGVSHSPEEFAEADDCAAGVVALATTLEHLAT from the coding sequence ATGAGTGACCTGCTCGCCGACATCGCGGATGTCGGCCGGGACGCCAAGCGCGGCGGCTACTCCCGCCACGGGTTCGCGCCCGCGGAACTGGAGCTGCGCCGGTGGTTCACCGCCGAGGCGGAGAAGCGCGGACTCGACGTGCGGGCCGACCGCAACGGCAACATGTGGGCGTGGTGGGGGAAGCCGGGGCGCGACGCGGTCGTCACGGGCAGCCACCTGGACTCCGTGCCCGGCGGCGGCGCGTTCGACGGGCCGTTGGGCGTGGTGTCGGCGTTGCAGGCCGTGGACGTGTTGCGGGCCAAGGGGTTCATCCCCACCCGGCCGTTCGCGATCGTCGTGTTCGTCGAGGAGGAGGGCGGCCGGTTCGGCGTCGCCTGCCTCGGGTCGCGGCTGATGACCGGCGCCATCTCCGCGCAGGCCGCGGCGTCGTTGACCGACCCCGACGGCGTCACGTTCGGCGAGGCCGCGCACAAGGCGGGCTTCGACCCGTTGCGGATGGGCCGCGACGAGCGGGCGCTGTCGATGATCGGCGACTTCGTGGAACTGCACGTCGAACAGGGACGCGGGTTGACCGTGCCGGTCGGCGTGGCCTCGTCGATCCTGGCGCACGGCCGGTGGCGGTTCAGCTTCGTCGGAGAGGGGAACCACGCGGGCGCGACGCTGATCGAGGACCGCCGAGACCCGATGCTGCCCGCTTCGCGGATGGTGCTTGCGGCACGTCGGGCGGCCACCGGTGGCGCGCGCGCGACCGTGGGACGGCTGGTACCGACTCCGGGCGGCACCAACGTGATCGCGTCCTCGGTCGACGTCTGGCTGGACGCCCGCGCCGAGGAGGACCCGCGGACGCGCGAGGTCGTCGCCGAGATCACCGCGGCGGCCGAGGAAGCCGCACGTGAGGAGGGCTGCGAGGTCACGGTGACCGAGGAGTCGTACGGCGACACGGTGCACTTCGACGCCGCTCTGCGCGACGACATCGCCGGTGCTTTGGGCGGTGTGCCCGCGCTGCCGACCGGTGCCGGGCACGACGCGGGCGTCCTCGCCGCGCACGTCCGGACCGCGATGCTGTTCGTGCGCAACCCCACCGGCGTCAGCCACTCGCCGGAGGAGTTCGCGGAAGCCGACGACTGCGCGGCAGGCGTCGTGGCGCTGGCGACGACGTTGGAGCACCTGGCGACGTGA